One segment of Primulina tabacum isolate GXHZ01 chromosome 14, ASM2559414v2, whole genome shotgun sequence DNA contains the following:
- the LOC142524410 gene encoding uncharacterized protein LOC142524410 isoform X3 — MVSPHGILLAAHIISSSYGEQCSKVCDCLLRRGALTLGQIIRFTELRKESVINCLRVLVNQNCVQPFTSQREGAYDEAPKILTEYIALFDNIIHKSRARKFMKIVSEELGSDHGRLSLNRIIERNEQTTAGKSDAIAVKESFNRLLNFRFIERCPSPEPFLAPVDEEPSARRRGAKKGKTEQVQTVEQRVLEAAAPMESLRFLVEIHSPSEENIEERNATVTLGKKRKKEAMIPDEDLLGAGEKKDVMWRVNYEEFVRRLRDKTRISYVKTRLNDEASIVLSAILELSKNSTVRQKAEESAHLSINAIYDEVIKKDGGVGMDFDRIRASLAQLGCTRSSADGETYSIDLKGITEMAQNEEVESVVLKRYGREAYRIFRLLSKAGRFLETDKISDDTFVEKKDTLKILYKLWKDDVLHMEKITVNGNKQSVFLLWRVNKQPLFEKFRDEMYHAALNLRLRITHEQEQAKEVLQLPREKLVGEMEKKYKRFFRVVVILESSIINLDDVIILFHSFE; from the exons ATGGTGTCGCCGCATGGAATTCTACTAGCGGCTCACATAATATCTTCTTCTTACGGAGAACAGTGCTCG AAAGTATGCGACTGTTTATTGCGCCGAGGAGCCCTAACCCTAGGTCAGATAATCCGATTCACGGAGCTCAGAAAGGAGAGTGTCATTAACTGCTTGCGCGTTTTAGTCAACCAAAATTGTGTCCAACCCTTTACATCCCAGCGGGAAG GTGCTTATGATGAGGCCCCGAAGATTTTGACCGAGTATATTGCCTTATTTGACAACATTATTCACAAGTCGAGGGCTCGGAAATTTATGAAAATCGTTTCGGAGGAGCTTGGAAGTGAT CATGGAAGGCTGTCTCTTAATCGAATAATTGAGAGGAATGAGCAGACCACGG CAGGAAAGTCTGATGCTATAGCTGTAAAAGAAAGCTTCAACAGGCTTCTTAATTTCAGATTTATTGAACGATGTCCTAGCCCTGAGCCATTTCTTGCGCCTGTTGACGAAGAGCCTTCTGCGAGGAGACGTGGTGCTAAGAAAGGCAAG ACTGAACAAGTGCAGACAGTAGAGCAGCGTGTTTTAGAAGCAGCTGCTCCAATGGAATCACTAAGATTCTTAGTGGAAATACACTCTCCTTCTGAAGAAAACATCGAAGAAAGGAATGCAACAGTGACACTTGGAAAGAAG CGTAAAAAAGAGGCTATGATTCCAGATGAAGATTTGTTGGGAGCTGGTGAAAAGAAAGATGTTATGTGGCGTGTAAACTATGAAGAATTTGTACGACGTTTGAGGGACAAG ACTCGCATTTCATATGTAAAAACAAGACTTAATGACGAGGCTTCGATTGTGCTGAGTGCAATTTTGGAGCTAAGTAAAAACTCTACTGTCAGGCAGAAAGCTGAAGAATCGG CTCATCTATCAATAAATGCTATATATGATGAGGTGATTAAGAAGGATGGTGGTGTTGGTATGGATTTTGATCGTATTAGAGCTTCACTTGCCCAGCTTGGCTGTACACGCTCATCAGCAGATGGTGAAACTTATAGTATTG ATTTGAAGGGCATCACTGAAATGGCTCAAAATGAAGAG GTGGAGTCGGTGGTATTGAAGAGATATGGGAGGGAGGCCTACAGGATATTCAGATTATTGTCCAAGGCTGGTCGTTTTCTTGAGACTGATAAG ATTTCAGATGACACATTTGTTGAAAAGAAAGATACACTCAAGATTTTATACAAGCTTTGGAAGGATGATGTCTTGCACATGGAG AAAATTACGGTAAATGGAAATAAACAATCTGTATTCCTGCTGTGGAGAGTAAATAAGCAACCTTTATTTGAAAAATTTCGTGATGAAATGTACCATGCCGCTTTAAATTTGCGGCTAAGAATCACACATGAACAAGAGCAGGCAAAGGAG GTTCTTCAATTACCAAGAGAAAAGCTGGTTGGAGAGATGGAAAAGAAATATAAACGATTCTTTAGAGTTGTGGTTATTTTGGAATCATCGATTATAAATCTTGATGATGTTATCATACTTTTTCATAGTTTTGAATAA
- the LOC142524410 gene encoding uncharacterized protein LOC142524410 isoform X4: protein MVSPHGILLAAHIISSSYGEQCSKVCDCLLRRGALTLGQIIRFTELRKESVINCLRVLVNQNCVQPFTSQREGAYDEAPKILTEYIALFDNIIHKSRARKFMKIVSEELGSDHGRLSLNRIIERNEQTTGKSDAIAVKESFNRLLNFRFIERCPSPEPFLAPVDEEPSARRRGAKKGKTEQVQTVEQRVLEAAAPMESLRFLVEIHSPSEENIEERNATVTLGKKRKKEAMIPDEDLLGAGEKKDVMWRVNYEEFVRRLRDKTRISYVKTRLNDEASIVLSAILELSKNSTVRQKAEESAHLSINAIYDEVIKKDGGVGMDFDRIRASLAQLGCTRSSADGETYSIDLKGITEMAQNEEVESVVLKRYGREAYRIFRLLSKAGRFLETDKISDDTFVEKKDTLKILYKLWKDDVLHMEKITVNGNKQSVFLLWRVNKQPLFEKFRDEMYHAALNLRLRITHEQEQAKEVLQLPREKLVGEMEKKYKRFFRVVVILESSIINLDDVIILFHSFE from the exons ATGGTGTCGCCGCATGGAATTCTACTAGCGGCTCACATAATATCTTCTTCTTACGGAGAACAGTGCTCG AAAGTATGCGACTGTTTATTGCGCCGAGGAGCCCTAACCCTAGGTCAGATAATCCGATTCACGGAGCTCAGAAAGGAGAGTGTCATTAACTGCTTGCGCGTTTTAGTCAACCAAAATTGTGTCCAACCCTTTACATCCCAGCGGGAAG GTGCTTATGATGAGGCCCCGAAGATTTTGACCGAGTATATTGCCTTATTTGACAACATTATTCACAAGTCGAGGGCTCGGAAATTTATGAAAATCGTTTCGGAGGAGCTTGGAAGTGAT CATGGAAGGCTGTCTCTTAATCGAATAATTGAGAGGAATGAGCAGACCACGG GAAAGTCTGATGCTATAGCTGTAAAAGAAAGCTTCAACAGGCTTCTTAATTTCAGATTTATTGAACGATGTCCTAGCCCTGAGCCATTTCTTGCGCCTGTTGACGAAGAGCCTTCTGCGAGGAGACGTGGTGCTAAGAAAGGCAAG ACTGAACAAGTGCAGACAGTAGAGCAGCGTGTTTTAGAAGCAGCTGCTCCAATGGAATCACTAAGATTCTTAGTGGAAATACACTCTCCTTCTGAAGAAAACATCGAAGAAAGGAATGCAACAGTGACACTTGGAAAGAAG CGTAAAAAAGAGGCTATGATTCCAGATGAAGATTTGTTGGGAGCTGGTGAAAAGAAAGATGTTATGTGGCGTGTAAACTATGAAGAATTTGTACGACGTTTGAGGGACAAG ACTCGCATTTCATATGTAAAAACAAGACTTAATGACGAGGCTTCGATTGTGCTGAGTGCAATTTTGGAGCTAAGTAAAAACTCTACTGTCAGGCAGAAAGCTGAAGAATCGG CTCATCTATCAATAAATGCTATATATGATGAGGTGATTAAGAAGGATGGTGGTGTTGGTATGGATTTTGATCGTATTAGAGCTTCACTTGCCCAGCTTGGCTGTACACGCTCATCAGCAGATGGTGAAACTTATAGTATTG ATTTGAAGGGCATCACTGAAATGGCTCAAAATGAAGAG GTGGAGTCGGTGGTATTGAAGAGATATGGGAGGGAGGCCTACAGGATATTCAGATTATTGTCCAAGGCTGGTCGTTTTCTTGAGACTGATAAG ATTTCAGATGACACATTTGTTGAAAAGAAAGATACACTCAAGATTTTATACAAGCTTTGGAAGGATGATGTCTTGCACATGGAG AAAATTACGGTAAATGGAAATAAACAATCTGTATTCCTGCTGTGGAGAGTAAATAAGCAACCTTTATTTGAAAAATTTCGTGATGAAATGTACCATGCCGCTTTAAATTTGCGGCTAAGAATCACACATGAACAAGAGCAGGCAAAGGAG GTTCTTCAATTACCAAGAGAAAAGCTGGTTGGAGAGATGGAAAAGAAATATAAACGATTCTTTAGAGTTGTGGTTATTTTGGAATCATCGATTATAAATCTTGATGATGTTATCATACTTTTTCATAGTTTTGAATAA
- the LOC142524410 gene encoding uncharacterized protein LOC142524410 isoform X2: MVSPHGILLAAHIISSSYGEQCSKVCDCLLRRGALTLGQIIRFTELRKESVINCLRVLVNQNCVQPFTSQREGAYDEAPKILTEYIALFDNIIHKSRARKFMKIVSEELGSDCLNIFHGLIQHGRLSLNRIIERNEQTTGKSDAIAVKESFNRLLNFRFIERCPSPEPFLAPVDEEPSARRRGAKKGKTEQVQTVEQRVLEAAAPMESLRFLVEIHSPSEENIEERNATVTLGKKRKKEAMIPDEDLLGAGEKKDVMWRVNYEEFVRRLRDKTRISYVKTRLNDEASIVLSAILELSKNSTVRQKAEESAHLSINAIYDEVIKKDGGVGMDFDRIRASLAQLGCTRSSADGETYSIDLKGITEMAQNEEVESVVLKRYGREAYRIFRLLSKAGRFLETDKISDDTFVEKKDTLKILYKLWKDDVLHMEKITVNGNKQSVFLLWRVNKQPLFEKFRDEMYHAALNLRLRITHEQEQAKEVLQLPREKLVGEMEKKYKRFFRVVVILESSIINLDDVIILFHSFE; the protein is encoded by the exons ATGGTGTCGCCGCATGGAATTCTACTAGCGGCTCACATAATATCTTCTTCTTACGGAGAACAGTGCTCG AAAGTATGCGACTGTTTATTGCGCCGAGGAGCCCTAACCCTAGGTCAGATAATCCGATTCACGGAGCTCAGAAAGGAGAGTGTCATTAACTGCTTGCGCGTTTTAGTCAACCAAAATTGTGTCCAACCCTTTACATCCCAGCGGGAAG GTGCTTATGATGAGGCCCCGAAGATTTTGACCGAGTATATTGCCTTATTTGACAACATTATTCACAAGTCGAGGGCTCGGAAATTTATGAAAATCGTTTCGGAGGAGCTTGGAAGTGAT TGcctaaatatttttcatgggcTGATTCAGCATGGAAGGCTGTCTCTTAATCGAATAATTGAGAGGAATGAGCAGACCACGG GAAAGTCTGATGCTATAGCTGTAAAAGAAAGCTTCAACAGGCTTCTTAATTTCAGATTTATTGAACGATGTCCTAGCCCTGAGCCATTTCTTGCGCCTGTTGACGAAGAGCCTTCTGCGAGGAGACGTGGTGCTAAGAAAGGCAAG ACTGAACAAGTGCAGACAGTAGAGCAGCGTGTTTTAGAAGCAGCTGCTCCAATGGAATCACTAAGATTCTTAGTGGAAATACACTCTCCTTCTGAAGAAAACATCGAAGAAAGGAATGCAACAGTGACACTTGGAAAGAAG CGTAAAAAAGAGGCTATGATTCCAGATGAAGATTTGTTGGGAGCTGGTGAAAAGAAAGATGTTATGTGGCGTGTAAACTATGAAGAATTTGTACGACGTTTGAGGGACAAG ACTCGCATTTCATATGTAAAAACAAGACTTAATGACGAGGCTTCGATTGTGCTGAGTGCAATTTTGGAGCTAAGTAAAAACTCTACTGTCAGGCAGAAAGCTGAAGAATCGG CTCATCTATCAATAAATGCTATATATGATGAGGTGATTAAGAAGGATGGTGGTGTTGGTATGGATTTTGATCGTATTAGAGCTTCACTTGCCCAGCTTGGCTGTACACGCTCATCAGCAGATGGTGAAACTTATAGTATTG ATTTGAAGGGCATCACTGAAATGGCTCAAAATGAAGAG GTGGAGTCGGTGGTATTGAAGAGATATGGGAGGGAGGCCTACAGGATATTCAGATTATTGTCCAAGGCTGGTCGTTTTCTTGAGACTGATAAG ATTTCAGATGACACATTTGTTGAAAAGAAAGATACACTCAAGATTTTATACAAGCTTTGGAAGGATGATGTCTTGCACATGGAG AAAATTACGGTAAATGGAAATAAACAATCTGTATTCCTGCTGTGGAGAGTAAATAAGCAACCTTTATTTGAAAAATTTCGTGATGAAATGTACCATGCCGCTTTAAATTTGCGGCTAAGAATCACACATGAACAAGAGCAGGCAAAGGAG GTTCTTCAATTACCAAGAGAAAAGCTGGTTGGAGAGATGGAAAAGAAATATAAACGATTCTTTAGAGTTGTGGTTATTTTGGAATCATCGATTATAAATCTTGATGATGTTATCATACTTTTTCATAGTTTTGAATAA
- the LOC142524410 gene encoding uncharacterized protein LOC142524410 isoform X1: MVSPHGILLAAHIISSSYGEQCSKVCDCLLRRGALTLGQIIRFTELRKESVINCLRVLVNQNCVQPFTSQREGAYDEAPKILTEYIALFDNIIHKSRARKFMKIVSEELGSDCLNIFHGLIQHGRLSLNRIIERNEQTTAGKSDAIAVKESFNRLLNFRFIERCPSPEPFLAPVDEEPSARRRGAKKGKTEQVQTVEQRVLEAAAPMESLRFLVEIHSPSEENIEERNATVTLGKKRKKEAMIPDEDLLGAGEKKDVMWRVNYEEFVRRLRDKTRISYVKTRLNDEASIVLSAILELSKNSTVRQKAEESAHLSINAIYDEVIKKDGGVGMDFDRIRASLAQLGCTRSSADGETYSIDLKGITEMAQNEEVESVVLKRYGREAYRIFRLLSKAGRFLETDKISDDTFVEKKDTLKILYKLWKDDVLHMEKITVNGNKQSVFLLWRVNKQPLFEKFRDEMYHAALNLRLRITHEQEQAKEVLQLPREKLVGEMEKKYKRFFRVVVILESSIINLDDVIILFHSFE; the protein is encoded by the exons ATGGTGTCGCCGCATGGAATTCTACTAGCGGCTCACATAATATCTTCTTCTTACGGAGAACAGTGCTCG AAAGTATGCGACTGTTTATTGCGCCGAGGAGCCCTAACCCTAGGTCAGATAATCCGATTCACGGAGCTCAGAAAGGAGAGTGTCATTAACTGCTTGCGCGTTTTAGTCAACCAAAATTGTGTCCAACCCTTTACATCCCAGCGGGAAG GTGCTTATGATGAGGCCCCGAAGATTTTGACCGAGTATATTGCCTTATTTGACAACATTATTCACAAGTCGAGGGCTCGGAAATTTATGAAAATCGTTTCGGAGGAGCTTGGAAGTGAT TGcctaaatatttttcatgggcTGATTCAGCATGGAAGGCTGTCTCTTAATCGAATAATTGAGAGGAATGAGCAGACCACGG CAGGAAAGTCTGATGCTATAGCTGTAAAAGAAAGCTTCAACAGGCTTCTTAATTTCAGATTTATTGAACGATGTCCTAGCCCTGAGCCATTTCTTGCGCCTGTTGACGAAGAGCCTTCTGCGAGGAGACGTGGTGCTAAGAAAGGCAAG ACTGAACAAGTGCAGACAGTAGAGCAGCGTGTTTTAGAAGCAGCTGCTCCAATGGAATCACTAAGATTCTTAGTGGAAATACACTCTCCTTCTGAAGAAAACATCGAAGAAAGGAATGCAACAGTGACACTTGGAAAGAAG CGTAAAAAAGAGGCTATGATTCCAGATGAAGATTTGTTGGGAGCTGGTGAAAAGAAAGATGTTATGTGGCGTGTAAACTATGAAGAATTTGTACGACGTTTGAGGGACAAG ACTCGCATTTCATATGTAAAAACAAGACTTAATGACGAGGCTTCGATTGTGCTGAGTGCAATTTTGGAGCTAAGTAAAAACTCTACTGTCAGGCAGAAAGCTGAAGAATCGG CTCATCTATCAATAAATGCTATATATGATGAGGTGATTAAGAAGGATGGTGGTGTTGGTATGGATTTTGATCGTATTAGAGCTTCACTTGCCCAGCTTGGCTGTACACGCTCATCAGCAGATGGTGAAACTTATAGTATTG ATTTGAAGGGCATCACTGAAATGGCTCAAAATGAAGAG GTGGAGTCGGTGGTATTGAAGAGATATGGGAGGGAGGCCTACAGGATATTCAGATTATTGTCCAAGGCTGGTCGTTTTCTTGAGACTGATAAG ATTTCAGATGACACATTTGTTGAAAAGAAAGATACACTCAAGATTTTATACAAGCTTTGGAAGGATGATGTCTTGCACATGGAG AAAATTACGGTAAATGGAAATAAACAATCTGTATTCCTGCTGTGGAGAGTAAATAAGCAACCTTTATTTGAAAAATTTCGTGATGAAATGTACCATGCCGCTTTAAATTTGCGGCTAAGAATCACACATGAACAAGAGCAGGCAAAGGAG GTTCTTCAATTACCAAGAGAAAAGCTGGTTGGAGAGATGGAAAAGAAATATAAACGATTCTTTAGAGTTGTGGTTATTTTGGAATCATCGATTATAAATCTTGATGATGTTATCATACTTTTTCATAGTTTTGAATAA
- the LOC142524410 gene encoding uncharacterized protein LOC142524410 isoform X5, with translation MVSPHGILLAAHIISSSYGEQCSKVCDCLLRRGALTLGQIIRFTELRKESVINCLRVLVNQNCVQPFTSQREGAYDEAPKILTEYIALFDNIIHKSRARKFMKIVSEELGSDCLNIFHGLIQHGRLSLNRIIERNEQTTAGKSDAIAVKESFNRLLNFRFIERCPSPEPFLAPVDEEPSARRRGAKKGKTEQVQTVEQRVLEAAAPMESLRFLVEIHSPSEENIEERNATVTLGKKRKKEAMIPDEDLLGAGEKKDVMWRVNYEEFVRRLRDKTRISYVKTRLNDEASIVLSAILELSKNSTVRQKAEESAHLSINAIYDEVIKKDGGVGMDFDRIRASLAQLGCTRSSADGETYSIDLKGITEMAQNEEVESVVLKRYGREAYRIFRLLSKAGRFLETDKMTHLLKRKIHSRFYTSFGRMMSCTWRKLR, from the exons ATGGTGTCGCCGCATGGAATTCTACTAGCGGCTCACATAATATCTTCTTCTTACGGAGAACAGTGCTCG AAAGTATGCGACTGTTTATTGCGCCGAGGAGCCCTAACCCTAGGTCAGATAATCCGATTCACGGAGCTCAGAAAGGAGAGTGTCATTAACTGCTTGCGCGTTTTAGTCAACCAAAATTGTGTCCAACCCTTTACATCCCAGCGGGAAG GTGCTTATGATGAGGCCCCGAAGATTTTGACCGAGTATATTGCCTTATTTGACAACATTATTCACAAGTCGAGGGCTCGGAAATTTATGAAAATCGTTTCGGAGGAGCTTGGAAGTGAT TGcctaaatatttttcatgggcTGATTCAGCATGGAAGGCTGTCTCTTAATCGAATAATTGAGAGGAATGAGCAGACCACGG CAGGAAAGTCTGATGCTATAGCTGTAAAAGAAAGCTTCAACAGGCTTCTTAATTTCAGATTTATTGAACGATGTCCTAGCCCTGAGCCATTTCTTGCGCCTGTTGACGAAGAGCCTTCTGCGAGGAGACGTGGTGCTAAGAAAGGCAAG ACTGAACAAGTGCAGACAGTAGAGCAGCGTGTTTTAGAAGCAGCTGCTCCAATGGAATCACTAAGATTCTTAGTGGAAATACACTCTCCTTCTGAAGAAAACATCGAAGAAAGGAATGCAACAGTGACACTTGGAAAGAAG CGTAAAAAAGAGGCTATGATTCCAGATGAAGATTTGTTGGGAGCTGGTGAAAAGAAAGATGTTATGTGGCGTGTAAACTATGAAGAATTTGTACGACGTTTGAGGGACAAG ACTCGCATTTCATATGTAAAAACAAGACTTAATGACGAGGCTTCGATTGTGCTGAGTGCAATTTTGGAGCTAAGTAAAAACTCTACTGTCAGGCAGAAAGCTGAAGAATCGG CTCATCTATCAATAAATGCTATATATGATGAGGTGATTAAGAAGGATGGTGGTGTTGGTATGGATTTTGATCGTATTAGAGCTTCACTTGCCCAGCTTGGCTGTACACGCTCATCAGCAGATGGTGAAACTTATAGTATTG ATTTGAAGGGCATCACTGAAATGGCTCAAAATGAAGAG GTGGAGTCGGTGGTATTGAAGAGATATGGGAGGGAGGCCTACAGGATATTCAGATTATTGTCCAAGGCTGGTCGTTTTCTTGAGACTGATAAG ATGACACATTTGTTGAAAAGAAAGATACACTCAAGATTTTATACAAGCTTTGGAAGGATGATGTCTTGCACATGGAG AAAATTACGGTAA